A stretch of the Thermus thermophilus genome encodes the following:
- a CDS encoding flavin reductase family protein has translation MYRSFFYPMRLALLSSGENFMPMAWWTPVSKSPFRFLLAVDRKNHTLSLLRELSEAALSFLPWEERAWVVRAGYLTGRKGRKAERLGVALRPARRLAHTLVPEKALAVFELKVTEWPMDGDHALFLGDVVHVEGSPEARLRPILFLGFRDYATLGERWRFSPSGGGGP, from the coding sequence ATGTACCGGAGCTTCTTCTACCCCATGCGCCTCGCCCTCCTCTCCTCGGGGGAGAACTTCATGCCCATGGCCTGGTGGACCCCCGTTTCCAAAAGCCCCTTCCGCTTCCTCCTCGCCGTGGACCGGAAGAACCACACCCTAAGCCTCCTTCGGGAGCTCTCCGAGGCGGCCCTTTCCTTCCTCCCCTGGGAGGAGCGGGCCTGGGTGGTGCGGGCGGGCTACCTCACGGGGAGGAAGGGCCGGAAGGCGGAAAGGCTCGGGGTGGCCCTGAGGCCTGCCCGGAGGCTCGCCCACACCCTGGTCCCGGAAAAGGCCCTGGCGGTGTTTGAGCTGAAGGTGACGGAGTGGCCCATGGACGGGGACCACGCCCTCTTCCTGGGGGACGTGGTCCACGTGGAGGGAAGCCCCGAGGCCAGGCTCAGGCCCATCCTCTTCCTGGGCTTCCGGGACTACGCCACCTTGGGGGAGCGCTGGCGCTTCTCCCCCTCGGGAGGGGGTGGGCCGTGA
- a CDS encoding SDR family oxidoreductase encodes MRVLVTGATGYVGGRLVPRLLERGHEVRVLVRDGARLAGRPWAKGVEVVQGSLEDEEALRRALEGVEAAYYLVHAMLSERAFQEAERRQAEAFARVGREAGLAHVVYLGGLLPKEGKPSPHLRSRALVGEVLRANLPATEFRAGPIVGSGSASFEMVRYLTERLPVMLAPRWVLNPVSPIAVRDVLAYLLLALERGPSGVVEIGAEPLSFKAMMETYAEVRGLKRVILPVPVPVLAPRLAALWVGLVTPIPNRLALPLVEGILHPLVADTARARALFPEVSPIPYRKAVELALERIALGEVETRWSGALYGGGFRLEDREGLIREVRALRAKASPEALFRSFASLGGERGWLVWNWAWALRGLLDRLLGGPGLRRGRRHPTELLPGEAVDFWRVEAVEPPRLLRLRAEMRLPGRAWLEWEAREEEGGSLLLQTAYFEPKGLTGFLYWWALYPIHRRIFSDLARAIVREAEAAHAPPRGGAG; translated from the coding sequence GTGCGCGTCCTGGTCACGGGGGCCACGGGGTACGTGGGGGGGAGGCTCGTGCCCCGCCTCCTGGAGCGGGGGCACGAGGTGCGGGTCCTGGTGCGGGACGGGGCGCGGCTTGCAGGAAGGCCCTGGGCCAAGGGGGTGGAGGTGGTCCAGGGGAGCCTGGAGGACGAGGAGGCCTTGAGGCGGGCCCTGGAGGGGGTGGAGGCCGCCTACTACCTGGTCCACGCCATGCTCTCGGAGAGGGCCTTCCAGGAGGCGGAGCGCCGCCAGGCGGAGGCCTTCGCCCGGGTGGGCCGCGAGGCGGGCCTTGCGCACGTGGTCTACCTCGGGGGCCTCCTGCCCAAGGAGGGGAAGCCCTCCCCCCACCTGCGAAGCCGGGCCCTTGTGGGGGAGGTGCTGAGGGCGAACCTTCCCGCCACGGAGTTCCGGGCGGGGCCCATCGTAGGCTCGGGCTCGGCGAGCTTTGAGATGGTCCGCTACCTCACGGAGCGCCTGCCCGTCATGCTGGCCCCCCGCTGGGTGCTGAACCCCGTCTCCCCCATCGCCGTCCGCGACGTGCTGGCCTACCTCCTCCTGGCCCTGGAGAGGGGGCCTTCCGGGGTGGTGGAGATCGGGGCGGAACCCCTCTCCTTCAAGGCCATGATGGAGACTTACGCCGAGGTGCGGGGGCTTAAGCGGGTCATCCTCCCCGTCCCCGTCCCCGTCCTCGCCCCGAGGCTTGCCGCCCTCTGGGTGGGCCTCGTCACCCCCATTCCCAACCGGCTTGCCCTCCCCTTGGTGGAGGGGATCCTCCACCCCCTGGTGGCGGACACCGCCCGGGCCCGGGCCCTTTTCCCCGAGGTCTCGCCCATCCCCTACCGCAAGGCGGTGGAGCTCGCCCTGGAGAGGATCGCCCTGGGGGAGGTGGAGACCCGCTGGTCGGGGGCGCTTTACGGCGGGGGGTTCCGCCTCGAGGACCGGGAGGGCCTCATCCGCGAGGTCCGCGCCCTCCGCGCCAAGGCCTCTCCGGAGGCCCTCTTCCGGAGCTTCGCCTCCTTGGGAGGGGAGAGGGGCTGGCTCGTCTGGAACTGGGCCTGGGCCTTGAGGGGCCTTCTGGACCGCCTCCTCGGGGGGCCGGGCCTGAGGCGGGGGAGGCGCCACCCCACCGAGCTCCTCCCCGGGGAGGCGGTGGACTTCTGGCGGGTGGAGGCGGTGGAGCCCCCGAGGCTCCTCCGCCTAAGGGCGGAGATGCGCCTGCCCGGGCGGGCCTGGCTGGAGTGGGAGGCCCGGGAGGAGGAGGGGGGAAGCCTCCTCCTCCAGACCGCCTACTTTGAGCCCAAGGGCCTCACGGGCTTCCTCTACTGGTGGGCCCTTTACCCCATCCACCGGCGCATCTTCAGCGACCTGGCCCGGGCCATCGTCCGCGAGGCCGAAGCCGCCCATGCGCCACCGCGAGGTGGGGCGGGGTGA
- a CDS encoding YeeE/YedE family protein codes for MERSARPQPLALGLFALGFAVLSHLVYQTSGPRLLLAFWVAVLLGLTLFHAKFGFASGFRRFLLTGESRLLRAHFLLFALTALFFFPFLKEGEAFGLPVQGFLVPLGVALAVGAFLFGVGMQLGDGCASGTLYHTGSGDTRGLLVLLGFMAGSLLGVYHLPFWQALPAWTPGSALTWFPSPYLGLALWMGLLAALYLGVSQVERRRRGRLEPLLRQEATHPLFGPWSLAAGAFLLALGSLLLLLLQGRPWGVTAAFALWGGKLAQALGVPVLDWALFHNPAFAERLQESVLRDATSVTNFGLFLGAFLGAALSGSLRLKDLRRIPWSTHLGVFLGGVLMGYGARLAGGCNIGAYLGGTASFSLHGPLWGVFALLGTALGVRLRPVCRLENEGGSAPQAGGKEGLEAHRV; via the coding sequence ATGGAGCGGTCGGCGAGACCCCAACCCTTAGCCCTAGGGCTCTTCGCCCTCGGCTTTGCGGTCCTTTCCCACCTGGTTTACCAGACCTCCGGCCCACGGCTCCTCCTCGCCTTCTGGGTGGCGGTTCTCCTGGGGCTCACCCTCTTTCACGCCAAGTTCGGCTTCGCCTCGGGGTTCCGCCGCTTCCTCCTCACCGGGGAAAGCCGCCTCCTAAGGGCCCACTTCCTCCTCTTCGCCCTCACGGCCCTCTTCTTCTTCCCCTTCCTGAAGGAGGGCGAGGCCTTCGGCCTCCCGGTCCAGGGCTTCCTGGTGCCCCTAGGGGTGGCCCTGGCGGTGGGGGCCTTCCTCTTCGGGGTGGGCATGCAGCTTGGGGACGGGTGCGCCTCGGGGACCCTCTACCACACGGGAAGCGGGGACACCCGGGGGCTTTTAGTGCTCCTGGGCTTCATGGCGGGCTCCCTCCTCGGGGTCTACCACCTCCCCTTTTGGCAGGCCCTCCCCGCCTGGACCCCGGGAAGCGCCCTCACCTGGTTCCCCTCCCCGTACCTGGGCCTTGCCCTCTGGATGGGGCTTCTCGCCGCCTTGTACCTGGGGGTGAGCCAGGTGGAGCGGAGGAGGCGGGGAAGGCTCGAGCCCCTCCTCCGCCAAGAGGCCACCCACCCCCTCTTCGGCCCCTGGAGCCTGGCCGCTGGGGCCTTTCTCCTGGCCCTGGGAAGCCTCCTTCTCCTCCTTCTCCAGGGCCGCCCCTGGGGGGTGACAGCGGCCTTCGCCCTCTGGGGGGGCAAGCTGGCCCAGGCCTTGGGGGTCCCGGTGCTGGACTGGGCCCTCTTCCACAACCCCGCCTTCGCCGAGAGGCTGCAGGAGAGCGTGCTGAGGGACGCCACCAGCGTTACCAACTTCGGCCTCTTCCTGGGGGCCTTTCTAGGGGCGGCCCTAAGCGGAAGCCTACGTCTGAAGGACCTTCGCCGAATTCCCTGGAGCACCCACCTGGGCGTCTTCCTAGGCGGGGTGCTCATGGGCTATGGGGCCCGGCTTGCCGGGGGGTGCAACATCGGGGCCTACCTGGGGGGTACCGCCTCCTTCAGCCTCCACGGCCCCCTCTGGGGAGTCTTCGCCCTATTGGGGACGGCCCTGGGGGTGCGGCTTAGGCCCGTCTGCCGCCTGGAAAACGAAGGGGGATCCGCACCGCAGGCAGGTGGGAAGGAGGGCCTCGAGGCCCACAGGGTCTAA
- a CDS encoding SDR family NAD(P)-dependent oxidoreductase codes for MRVLIAGATGGLGGAFARAFKGHELFLSGRRAGALLELARELGARALPADLADELEAKALLEEVGPLDLLVHAVGKAGRASVREAGRDFLEGMLAAHLLTAAFLLKHARFQRGARAVFFGAYPRYVQVPGFAAYAAAKGALEAYLEAARKELLREGVHLVLVRLPAVATGLWAPLGGPPKGALSPEEAARKVLEGVLKDPPPQVLEV; via the coding sequence ATGCGGGTCCTCATCGCCGGAGCCACGGGAGGCCTGGGGGGCGCCTTTGCCCGGGCCTTTAAGGGGCACGAGCTCTTCCTCTCGGGGAGGCGGGCCGGGGCGCTTTTGGAACTTGCCCGGGAGCTTGGGGCCAGGGCGCTTCCCGCGGACCTCGCCGACGAGCTGGAGGCCAAGGCCCTCCTGGAGGAGGTGGGGCCCTTGGACCTCCTGGTCCACGCCGTGGGGAAGGCGGGGCGGGCCTCCGTGCGGGAGGCGGGGCGGGACTTCTTGGAGGGGATGCTCGCCGCCCACCTCCTCACCGCGGCCTTCCTCCTGAAGCACGCCCGCTTCCAGCGGGGGGCGAGGGCGGTCTTCTTCGGGGCTTACCCCCGGTACGTCCAGGTTCCCGGCTTCGCCGCCTACGCCGCGGCCAAGGGGGCCCTCGAGGCCTACCTCGAGGCCGCCCGAAAGGAGCTCCTTCGGGAAGGGGTGCACCTCGTCCTGGTGCGGCTTCCCGCCGTGGCCACGGGGCTTTGGGCCCCCCTCGGGGGGCCGCCCAAGGGGGCCCTCTCCCCGGAGGAGGCGGCCCGGAAGGTCCTGGAGGGGGTCCTCAAGGACCCTCCCCCGCAGGTTCTGGAGGTCTAG
- a CDS encoding alpha/beta fold hydrolase gives MRRLLAFSLALLLAQGQEYRALPGADTGRPDLDHSYALVYPAPRPKALLLVPGLLGGSTNFALLAEHLRALDPDLEVWAWERRANGLEDRRGFLQEDPVAYYRRMPLPDLTPLRAWGLEVHLKDLDLAVEEARRRAPVVLGGHSLGAALAGLYALLHGEKLSGLVLLDGAPGVARLTEEAFYEGTDLPFGRFVGYRAFLRGEGSPVVEFLGLGPKALALAEAEAFLAARRPEEVLPFGPYRATREALALLRVDDDYSLLPVFSVGVGRAWAREGFSLLGLLQGRLVRTVRGPRAGPVAWRDTGKATDPRAFLRAFALPETGFSEWYFPYRLLLEVGGYPYVLRGLKPRALPYPVLALGAGRGLYPRAEDFPLGELFPGTEARAQVLPGLTHLDLLTEREGRTAGLLLRYLQGLGLLGPGGPP, from the coding sequence ATGAGGCGGCTTTTGGCCTTTTCCCTCGCCCTCCTCCTGGCCCAAGGCCAGGAGTACCGGGCCCTCCCCGGGGCGGACACGGGGCGGCCCGACCTGGACCATAGCTACGCCCTCGTCTACCCCGCCCCAAGGCCCAAGGCCCTCCTCCTGGTGCCGGGGCTTCTCGGGGGGAGCACCAACTTCGCCCTGTTGGCCGAGCACCTGCGCGCCCTTGACCCGGACCTCGAGGTCTGGGCCTGGGAGAGGCGAGCGAATGGCCTCGAGGACCGCCGGGGCTTCCTCCAAGAGGACCCCGTGGCCTACTACCGGCGCATGCCCCTCCCCGACCTCACCCCCCTAAGGGCCTGGGGCCTGGAGGTGCACCTCAAGGACCTGGACCTGGCGGTGGAGGAGGCCAGGAGGCGCGCCCCCGTGGTCCTCGGGGGCCACTCCCTGGGGGCGGCCCTTGCCGGGCTTTACGCCCTCCTCCACGGGGAGAAGCTTTCCGGCCTCGTCCTCCTGGACGGGGCCCCCGGGGTGGCGCGCCTCACGGAGGAGGCCTTTTATGAAGGGACAGACCTCCCCTTTGGCCGCTTCGTGGGCTACCGGGCCTTTCTCCGGGGGGAGGGAAGCCCTGTCGTGGAGTTTTTGGGCCTTGGGCCTAAGGCGCTCGCCCTGGCCGAGGCCGAGGCCTTCCTGGCGGCGAGAAGGCCCGAGGAAGTCCTTCCCTTCGGGCCCTACCGGGCCACCCGGGAAGCCCTAGCCCTCCTAAGGGTGGACGACGACTACAGCCTCCTTCCCGTCTTCAGCGTGGGCGTGGGCCGGGCCTGGGCCAGGGAGGGCTTTAGCCTTTTGGGCCTCCTCCAGGGGCGGCTTGTGCGCACGGTGCGGGGGCCGAGGGCGGGCCCTGTCGCCTGGCGGGACACGGGGAAGGCCACGGACCCCAGGGCCTTCCTGAGGGCCTTCGCCCTCCCCGAGACGGGCTTTTCCGAGTGGTACTTCCCCTACCGGCTCCTCCTGGAGGTGGGGGGGTACCCCTACGTCCTCCGGGGCCTCAAGCCCCGGGCCCTGCCCTACCCGGTGCTCGCCTTGGGGGCCGGGCGGGGCCTCTACCCGAGGGCGGAGGACTTCCCTTTGGGGGAGCTCTTCCCGGGGACAGAGGCCCGCGCCCAGGTCCTCCCCGGCCTCACCCACCTGGACCTCCTCACGGAGAGGGAGGGAAGGACGGCCGGGCTTCTCCTTCGCTACCTGCAAGGCCTAGGGCTTCTAGGGCCAGGCGGGCCGCCCTGA
- the csm6 gene encoding type III-A CRISPR-associated protein Csm6, with protein sequence MEDLDTLWERYREAVRAGGNPQALYQEMVWPALLALWREKPRVYPAPQAFAVSVHTLGTSPEATALAILGTGAEQVYVLHTPESARFLPRLRQDTGKDLYPVEIGKSDVEAIYREVKRLLEKHPEVPVALDLTSGTKAMSAGLAAAGFFFQRFYPKVRVVYVDNEDYDPELRRPRAGTEKLRILPNPHEALAEVDALFAKELYGKGEFGQAAAYFRGMVGRTGNQAYALYALLAEMYRAWRALDFGEALKAGRKLLGQLSQNVWLNHPLNARREALEAQVALLEAVDRFLKARDFALGEGVYGLARTLLHLAQGAKEEASVLAALYAYRALELLLQERLARLGRRAEAPGLSPEEAEALRGALAELLGVDPEEVRLSPKLGLLDLLAFLRLKGDEGLGRIPLEELRGLAGVLKGRNSALLVHGFDVPSAKEVERIARLAQGLLQDLEARLGLGPLSPEPVPLGF encoded by the coding sequence ATGGAGGACCTTGACACCCTTTGGGAGCGGTACCGGGAGGCGGTGCGGGCGGGGGGCAACCCCCAGGCCCTCTACCAGGAGATGGTCTGGCCCGCCCTCCTCGCCCTCTGGCGGGAGAAGCCCCGGGTTTACCCCGCTCCCCAGGCCTTCGCCGTGTCCGTTCACACCCTGGGCACGAGCCCCGAGGCCACGGCCCTGGCCATCTTGGGGACGGGGGCGGAGCAGGTCTATGTGCTCCACACCCCGGAAAGCGCCCGCTTCCTCCCCAGGCTTCGCCAGGACACGGGGAAGGACCTCTACCCCGTGGAGATCGGCAAGAGCGACGTGGAGGCCATCTACCGGGAGGTGAAGCGGCTTCTGGAGAAGCACCCGGAGGTGCCCGTGGCCCTGGACCTTACCAGCGGCACCAAGGCCATGAGCGCGGGGCTCGCCGCCGCGGGCTTCTTCTTCCAGCGCTTCTACCCCAAGGTGCGGGTGGTCTACGTGGACAACGAGGACTACGACCCTGAGCTCCGCCGCCCCCGGGCGGGCACGGAGAAGCTCCGCATCCTCCCCAACCCCCACGAGGCCCTGGCGGAGGTGGACGCCCTCTTCGCCAAGGAACTCTACGGGAAGGGGGAGTTCGGCCAGGCGGCGGCCTACTTCCGCGGCATGGTGGGGAGGACGGGGAACCAGGCCTACGCCCTCTACGCCCTCCTGGCGGAGATGTACCGGGCCTGGCGGGCGTTGGACTTCGGGGAGGCCTTGAAGGCGGGGAGGAAACTCCTCGGCCAGCTTTCCCAAAACGTCTGGCTGAACCACCCCTTGAACGCCCGGAGGGAGGCCCTGGAGGCCCAGGTGGCCCTCCTCGAGGCCGTGGACCGCTTCCTGAAGGCCCGGGACTTCGCCCTGGGGGAGGGGGTTTATGGCCTTGCCCGCACCCTTCTCCACCTCGCCCAGGGGGCCAAGGAGGAGGCCTCCGTCCTGGCCGCCCTCTACGCCTACCGGGCCCTGGAACTCCTCCTTCAAGAGAGGCTCGCCCGCCTCGGCAGGCGGGCCGAGGCCCCGGGGCTTTCCCCGGAGGAGGCGGAGGCCCTTCGGGGGGCTTTGGCGGAGCTTTTAGGGGTGGACCCCGAGGAGGTGCGCCTTTCGCCCAAGCTCGGCCTTTTGGACCTTCTCGCCTTCCTCCGCCTCAAGGGGGACGAGGGGCTTGGCCGCATCCCCTTAGAGGAGCTTCGGGGCCTCGCCGGGGTGCTCAAGGGGCGGAACAGCGCCCTCCTGGTCCACGGCTTTGACGTGCCCTCGGCCAAGGAGGTGGAGCGCATCGCCCGCCTGGCCCAGGGCCTCCTCCAGGACCTCGAGGCCCGCCTCGGGCTTGGCCCCCTCTCCCCCGAGCCCGTGCCCTTGGGGTTTTAA
- a CDS encoding methyltransferase domain-containing protein, whose translation MGTAEAPKPPFPGPPEEGVPPWLPPLLACPFCRGPLLEEGCPGCGRAFPWKGGFLDLRAFRERPLLALVNRFPPVALGYDLWRTRSTGLLSGGRLDLAGELALLREWLLPTGGPFLDVGTGTGVYREALGEGMVGVDPSPTFLRVARKRRPGAYLLAHGERLPFREGAFGGVAIGPTWNEFLDPEGAAREARRVLRPGGRLFGLLLLGPGASLGLFRPSPEALLRLLEGAGFRAEVRRLGLIGLVLAEVG comes from the coding sequence GTGGGAACCGCTGAGGCTCCCAAGCCCCCCTTCCCGGGGCCTCCCGAGGAGGGGGTTCCTCCTTGGCTCCCTCCCCTCCTCGCCTGCCCCTTCTGCCGGGGGCCCCTCCTCGAGGAGGGGTGCCCCGGGTGTGGCCGGGCGTTCCCCTGGAAGGGGGGCTTTCTGGACCTCCGGGCCTTCCGGGAAAGGCCCCTCCTCGCCCTCGTCAACCGGTTTCCCCCCGTGGCCTTGGGCTACGACCTCTGGCGCACCCGCTCCACGGGCCTCCTCTCCGGGGGGCGCCTGGACCTCGCCGGGGAGCTCGCCCTCCTCCGGGAGTGGCTTCTTCCCACGGGAGGGCCTTTTCTGGACGTGGGCACGGGGACCGGGGTCTACCGGGAGGCCCTGGGGGAGGGGATGGTGGGGGTGGACCCTTCCCCCACCTTCCTGAGGGTGGCCCGGAAGCGCCGCCCGGGGGCCTACCTCCTCGCCCACGGGGAGAGGCTTCCCTTCCGGGAGGGGGCTTTTGGGGGCGTGGCCATCGGGCCCACCTGGAACGAGTTCCTGGACCCCGAAGGGGCGGCCCGGGAGGCGAGGCGGGTCCTAAGGCCTGGGGGGAGGCTTTTCGGCCTCCTCCTCCTCGGCCCCGGGGCCTCCCTCGGGCTTTTCCGCCCCTCCCCGGAAGCCCTCCTCCGCCTCTTGGAAGGGGCGGGCTTCCGGGCCGAGGTCCGGAGGCTAGGCCTCATTGGCCTCGTCCTCGCCGAGGTAGGGTGA
- a CDS encoding DUF4397 domain-containing protein yields the protein MKRGFFAMVLTGLVGLALGQGAMVRVAHLSPDAPAVDVLVNGQRAITGLAFKEVTPYLPLPAAKVRVQVVPAGQDAPVVMDAELDLKEGVYYTVAATGFLAQIRPQVYTDLLAGFFPRAGYARIRVVHASPDAPAVDVAVKGGPVLFAGLPFPQASPYLSVAAGTYDLEVRAAGTDTVALSLPGVELEPGKVYTVFAVGSLKEGTLTVVPVVDATALGGNR from the coding sequence ATGAAACGAGGGTTTTTCGCTATGGTTTTGACGGGCTTGGTGGGTCTGGCCCTAGGCCAAGGGGCCATGGTGCGGGTGGCCCACCTTTCCCCGGACGCCCCGGCGGTGGATGTCCTGGTGAACGGGCAGCGGGCCATCACCGGCCTGGCCTTCAAGGAGGTCACCCCTTACCTCCCCCTCCCCGCCGCCAAGGTCCGGGTCCAAGTGGTGCCCGCGGGGCAGGACGCCCCCGTGGTGATGGACGCCGAGCTGGACCTCAAGGAAGGGGTCTACTACACCGTGGCCGCCACGGGCTTCCTGGCCCAGATCCGGCCCCAGGTCTACACGGACCTCCTCGCCGGCTTCTTCCCCAGGGCGGGGTACGCCCGGATCCGGGTGGTCCACGCCTCCCCCGACGCCCCGGCGGTGGACGTGGCGGTGAAGGGGGGCCCCGTGCTCTTCGCGGGCCTTCCCTTCCCCCAGGCGAGCCCCTACCTCTCCGTGGCCGCGGGGACCTATGACCTCGAGGTCCGGGCGGCGGGCACCGACACCGTGGCCCTGAGCCTTCCCGGGGTAGAGCTGGAGCCGGGCAAGGTCTACACGGTCTTCGCCGTGGGGAGCCTCAAGGAGGGGACCCTCACCGTGGTCCCCGTGGTGGACGCCACCGCCCTCGGTGGGAACCGCTGA
- a CDS encoding phytoene desaturase family protein has product MRALVVGAGIGGLVAARALQKAGLEVLVLEAHTYPGGLAGTFTHRGHRLDAGATLLSGFAPGAPLALAAEALGMRFPLEPLPEGFPLLEVHLPRGRVVRPVGREAEREAQRDFFGPRVLPFWRWQEERAKALLRLAPRLPWPPEREELPRLLALVPGLLPLLPDLFLKAVHRAPQDPHFLRFLDAQLLIASQAEAGRTYALYAALALDLPHMGPALAPEGVGRVAEALAEGLPVRYKARAERLLLREGRAFAVEVAYGGRRRGEREVVEADLFVLDVPLAPLLGLPLKAPKDAWGAFVVHGVLPFRAPPPYFRQNAREKPFAFLSLRPEGEKTAFALSLHTPLALWEGLSREEYGRLKARWGEMALRLGEALLPGLREAEFLLFGTPRTYARFAGRAWVGGYPQTHPFRFPRVRPFPNVFRVGEGVFPGQSVPAAALSGLRAARLALEALGLAGSEGEARPSFPPSP; this is encoded by the coding sequence GTGCGGGCTTTGGTGGTGGGGGCGGGGATCGGGGGGCTCGTGGCGGCCCGGGCCCTGCAGAAGGCCGGGCTAGAGGTGCTGGTCCTCGAGGCCCACACCTACCCGGGGGGCCTCGCCGGAACCTTCACCCACAGGGGGCACCGCTTGGACGCCGGGGCCACCCTGCTTTCCGGCTTCGCTCCCGGGGCCCCCCTGGCCCTGGCGGCCGAGGCCCTGGGGATGCGCTTCCCCCTGGAGCCCCTCCCTGAGGGCTTTCCCCTCCTCGAGGTCCACCTGCCCCGGGGAAGGGTGGTGCGGCCCGTGGGGCGGGAGGCGGAGCGGGAGGCCCAGCGGGACTTCTTCGGACCCCGGGTCCTCCCCTTCTGGCGCTGGCAGGAGGAGAGGGCCAAGGCCCTCCTCCGCCTCGCTCCCCGCCTCCCCTGGCCCCCCGAGAGGGAGGAGCTTCCCCGCCTCCTCGCCCTCGTGCCCGGGCTTCTCCCCCTCCTCCCCGACCTCTTCTTGAAGGCGGTCCACCGGGCCCCTCAGGACCCCCACTTCCTCCGCTTCCTGGACGCCCAGCTCCTCATCGCAAGCCAGGCGGAGGCGGGGCGCACCTACGCCCTCTACGCCGCTTTGGCCCTGGACCTCCCCCACATGGGCCCAGCCCTCGCCCCAGAAGGCGTGGGGCGGGTGGCGGAGGCCCTGGCGGAGGGCCTTCCCGTGCGCTACAAGGCCCGGGCGGAGAGGCTTCTCCTCCGGGAGGGGCGGGCCTTCGCCGTGGAGGTGGCCTACGGGGGAAGAAGGCGGGGGGAAAGGGAGGTGGTGGAGGCCGACCTTTTCGTCCTGGACGTCCCCCTCGCCCCCCTTCTCGGCCTTCCCCTCAAAGCGCCCAAGGACGCCTGGGGGGCCTTCGTGGTCCACGGGGTCCTGCCCTTTAGGGCCCCTCCCCCCTACTTCCGGCAAAACGCCAGGGAAAAGCCCTTCGCCTTCCTCTCCCTGCGCCCCGAGGGGGAGAAGACGGCCTTCGCCCTAAGCCTCCACACCCCCCTCGCCCTCTGGGAGGGGCTTTCCCGGGAGGAGTACGGAAGGCTCAAGGCCCGGTGGGGGGAGATGGCCCTACGCCTTGGGGAGGCCCTCCTCCCGGGGCTGAGGGAGGCGGAGTTCCTCCTCTTCGGCACCCCCAGGACCTACGCCCGCTTCGCCGGGCGGGCCTGGGTGGGGGGGTATCCCCAGACCCACCCCTTCCGCTTCCCCCGGGTGCGGCCCTTTCCCAACGTCTTCCGGGTGGGGGAAGGGGTCTTCCCGGGGCAGAGCGTCCCCGCGGCGGCCCTCTCCGGCCTCAGGGCGGCCCGCCTGGCCCTAGAAGCCCTAGGCCTTGCAGGTAGCGAAGGAGAAGCCCGGCCGTCCTTCCCTCCCTCTCCGTGA